One window of the Paenibacillus beijingensis genome contains the following:
- the sigY gene encoding RNA polymerase sigma factor SigY — protein sequence MDETQLIKQAKKGNERAFAVLLQNHYLYVKRYLMKISLQPSLAEDLTQETMIKAIEQIHSFEGRAAFSTWLVKIATRLFLDEKRKQSRRSRLQREYGTAQLMSEINEAEDGWPEMVEALSLLPDEQRTSVVLKHYYGYTYEEIGRMTNVSTGTVKSRVHHGIAFVRKELESNA from the coding sequence ATGGACGAGACGCAGCTGATCAAACAAGCCAAAAAAGGAAATGAACGCGCGTTTGCCGTTCTTTTGCAAAATCATTATTTGTACGTCAAGCGCTATCTGATGAAAATATCGCTGCAGCCGTCGCTGGCCGAAGATTTGACGCAGGAGACGATGATCAAGGCTATTGAGCAAATTCACAGCTTTGAAGGCCGGGCGGCATTTTCGACCTGGCTGGTCAAAATCGCCACCCGTTTGTTTCTGGATGAAAAACGCAAACAATCGAGACGCAGCCGCTTGCAGCGGGAGTACGGCACCGCACAGCTGATGTCAGAAATAAACGAGGCGGAAGACGGGTGGCCGGAAATGGTTGAAGCGTTGTCTCTGCTGCCGGATGAGCAGCGGACATCGGTTGTTTTGAAGCATTATTACGGGTATACGTATGAGGAGATCGGCCGGATGACGAATGTGAGCACCGGCACCGTCAAGTCCCGCGTCCATCACGGAATCGCGTTTGTACGAAAGGAGCTGGAGAGCAATGCATGA
- a CDS encoding DUF445 domain-containing protein, translated as MKTRYIAGFSLAFMAAGFIVTLLLGEDRSGVIGLLRGGFEAGLVGGIADWFAVSALFRHPLGIPIPHTSLILRNKNKIVNALISSLENELLNKESITRRLRSIDLLGGAGRFAMRLLSKRSNRIGTLTIVQSMLLRVPAERVAAALHNGLSGYFRDKDLKPVVEKAAETVIREGWDERALDYALDQAIDWAANPETGRMLGDIAQKKMQELQLGGFMGFAVQAFAGFMNEEKLGAMLQHMLLSGIKDLSTEGSEQREKLLMELRVRMIGLPEDEEKMRRLQQWLTSRLEQPDVQSFIAGRLEQLRSHLVEVLEKDKQQGGRLVLKAFRLLQRGFVANGEEVQVWEQRISAFLVRIIEDNHYRVGLLVRDNLNRLDDRELVNMLETKVGSDLQWVRVNGALCGFLIGIVLSLVSWIHW; from the coding sequence ATGAAGACCAGATATATCGCCGGGTTTTCGCTGGCTTTCATGGCAGCCGGTTTTATCGTCACGCTGCTACTTGGCGAGGACCGCAGCGGAGTGATCGGTTTATTAAGAGGCGGCTTCGAAGCCGGGCTGGTCGGAGGGATTGCGGACTGGTTTGCCGTATCGGCGCTGTTCCGCCATCCGCTCGGAATCCCGATTCCGCATACGTCGCTTATTCTCCGCAACAAGAACAAAATTGTGAACGCGCTTATCTCGTCCCTGGAGAACGAACTGCTTAACAAAGAAAGCATCACTCGCAGGCTGCGCTCGATCGACCTGCTGGGTGGGGCGGGCAGATTTGCAATGCGCCTGCTGTCCAAACGATCGAACCGCATCGGTACGCTTACAATCGTTCAGAGCATGCTGCTTCGCGTACCGGCGGAACGGGTTGCCGCAGCTTTACATAACGGTTTGAGCGGCTACTTTCGCGACAAAGATCTGAAGCCGGTCGTCGAAAAGGCTGCCGAGACGGTCATTCGCGAAGGCTGGGATGAGCGGGCGCTCGATTATGCGCTCGATCAGGCGATCGACTGGGCGGCCAATCCCGAAACGGGCCGCATGCTCGGCGACATTGCGCAAAAAAAGATGCAGGAGCTTCAGCTCGGCGGTTTTATGGGTTTTGCGGTGCAGGCGTTCGCCGGCTTTATGAACGAGGAGAAGCTGGGCGCGATGCTGCAGCACATGCTGCTGTCGGGAATTAAAGACTTGTCTACGGAAGGAAGCGAGCAGCGCGAAAAGCTGCTGATGGAGCTTCGCGTCCGGATGATAGGGTTGCCGGAGGACGAGGAAAAAATGCGGCGTCTGCAGCAATGGCTCACATCGAGGCTGGAGCAGCCCGACGTCCAGAGCTTCATCGCCGGCCGGCTGGAACAGCTCCGCTCGCACCTGGTTGAAGTGCTGGAGAAGGACAAACAGCAGGGTGGAAGACTCGTCCTGAAAGCGTTCCGGCTGCTTCAGAGAGGGTTCGTTGCCAATGGGGAAGAAGTTCAAGTCTGGGAGCAGCGGATATCGGCGTTTCTTGTCCGCATCATCGAGGACAATCATTACCGTGTCGGCCTGCTGGTCCGTGATAATCTGAACCGGCTCGATGACCGTGAACTCGTTAATATGCTCGAAACAAAGGTCGGAAGCGATCTGCAATGGGTTCGCGTCAATGGAGCGCTTTGCGGCTTTCTGATCGGAATTGTGCTTTCGCTGGTCAGCTGGATTCATTGGTAA
- a CDS encoding chemotaxis protein CheX: MKAEYINSFLESAMTVIEQVCQIRPETGQLGLKDIKFVENYIWIQIGLNGQMSGDIVFGLSEEVALKLISAMMGGFAVSELDEMGRSAISELGNMISGNASTRLYNQGVIVDITPPKVMHSAQAAGFKERKALTVPLFLHGIGQLDIQVLIAS; encoded by the coding sequence ATGAAGGCTGAATACATAAATTCGTTTTTGGAATCCGCGATGACGGTCATCGAACAGGTCTGTCAAATTCGTCCGGAAACAGGTCAGTTAGGTCTGAAAGATATTAAATTCGTCGAAAATTATATCTGGATCCAAATCGGGCTGAACGGCCAAATGAGCGGAGATATCGTATTCGGACTTAGCGAAGAAGTCGCTTTGAAGCTGATCTCCGCCATGATGGGCGGATTTGCCGTATCCGAACTGGACGAAATGGGCAGAAGCGCCATCTCGGAGCTTGGCAATATGATCAGCGGCAATGCAAGCACCCGCTTGTACAATCAAGGGGTAATCGTTGACATCACGCCTCCCAAAGTTATGCATTCCGCGCAAGCGGCCGGTTTTAAGGAACGCAAAGCGTTAACGGTACCGCTTTTCCTGCACGGGATCGGACAACTTGACATCCAGGTGCTGATCGCTTCATAA
- a CDS encoding DEAD/DEAH box helicase, translated as MDNKWKQLGIADALIARLAENGITEPTAVQEQALPLLLAGKDVSAGSQTGTGKTLAYLLPLLQRMDAASPAIQTIVLSPTQELAMQIYRVAEQYGESLGIRVQQLIGGAALKRQLEKMKQHPQLIVGTPGRIHELLKMRKLKLSGLQSIVIDEADQVFQLGSVREVEALFAAAPRSRQIAFFSATYPQAMAELERKWMNDFVRIDITPKSRVSETIKQFYLVCDKREKTDTARRILRLLEPSSALLFLNDTDQIANWEAKLSYEGFTVETLYGDADKQRRAATLARFRDGRCQLLLATDVAARGLDIEGLPLVVNLDPPIDADHYVHRAGRTGRMGRPGTVVNIVTPQEIFIMDKFRKQLGIELPEQVMYKGELHSPDSLRRRPASASSSAGKRRTATAAHPEPQNGKKDRPQQQYGRDEKEVTVHGAAQREAAARGARSHKGAQSAAQSRPGAGAGAAHPSRGKTKADERSGKSKAQRERERKDKGAPKWLKAKRSGGDK; from the coding sequence ATGGATAATAAATGGAAACAGCTCGGCATTGCCGATGCTTTGATCGCGCGTTTGGCAGAGAACGGAATTACGGAACCGACAGCGGTGCAGGAGCAGGCGCTGCCGCTGCTGCTAGCAGGCAAAGACGTGTCGGCGGGATCGCAGACAGGTACGGGCAAGACGCTTGCTTACTTGCTGCCGCTGCTGCAGCGGATGGATGCGGCAAGCCCGGCGATCCAGACGATTGTACTGTCTCCGACCCAGGAGCTGGCGATGCAAATTTACCGTGTCGCCGAGCAGTACGGTGAATCGCTTGGAATCCGCGTGCAGCAGCTCATCGGCGGCGCCGCGCTCAAACGGCAGCTGGAGAAGATGAAGCAGCATCCGCAGCTCATTGTCGGCACGCCGGGCCGGATTCACGAGCTGCTGAAGATGAGGAAGCTGAAGCTGTCCGGCTTGCAGTCGATCGTCATCGACGAAGCGGATCAAGTATTTCAGCTCGGTTCCGTCCGTGAGGTGGAGGCGCTATTTGCGGCTGCTCCCCGAAGCAGGCAAATCGCATTCTTTTCGGCGACTTATCCCCAAGCGATGGCGGAGCTGGAACGGAAATGGATGAATGATTTCGTCCGCATCGATATCACTCCGAAAAGCCGCGTATCGGAAACGATCAAGCAGTTTTATCTCGTTTGCGACAAACGGGAAAAAACGGACACCGCGCGCCGGATTTTGCGGCTGCTGGAGCCGTCTTCGGCGCTGCTGTTCCTGAACGATACGGATCAGATCGCTAACTGGGAAGCGAAGCTGAGCTATGAAGGCTTCACCGTGGAGACGCTGTACGGCGACGCGGACAAGCAGCGCCGGGCGGCGACGCTGGCCCGCTTCCGCGACGGCCGCTGCCAGCTGCTGCTGGCGACGGATGTCGCGGCCCGCGGCCTTGACATCGAAGGACTGCCGCTCGTCGTCAATCTCGATCCGCCGATCGATGCCGATCATTACGTGCACCGTGCGGGACGAACGGGACGGATGGGCCGGCCGGGCACGGTCGTCAACATCGTAACGCCGCAAGAAATTTTCATTATGGACAAATTCCGCAAGCAGCTTGGGATCGAACTGCCGGAACAAGTTATGTATAAAGGCGAGCTTCACAGCCCGGATTCGCTGCGGCGCCGTCCGGCTTCAGCATCGTCGTCTGCCGGCAAACGGCGGACAGCGACAGCGGCGCACCCGGAACCGCAGAACGGTAAAAAAGACCGCCCGCAGCAGCAGTACGGACGTGACGAAAAAGAAGTAACGGTTCACGGTGCGGCCCAAAGAGAGGCTGCAGCTAGAGGCGCGCGCAGCCATAAGGGCGCGCAAAGCGCAGCGCAGAGCAGGCCGGGAGCGGGAGCCGGAGCGGCACACCCGTCCAGAGGAAAAACGAAAGCGGACGAGCGTTCCGGCAAGTCCAAAGCGCAGCGCGAACGGGAACGCAAAGACAAGGGCGCTCCCAAATGGCTGAAGGCGAAGCGCAGCGGCGGCGATAAATGA
- a CDS encoding YxlC family protein, producing the protein MHDNGKQDEENRPELETKLTQQLAIVDRSVRDTAPSLEDLEGLVRAVQAEKRQRLWRDLCMFWLIALLIIALMLWSYARFFEAVLILQAAATVAAGAAIGFLWRRRRLQRRMVRHE; encoded by the coding sequence ATGCATGACAACGGAAAGCAGGATGAAGAGAACAGGCCGGAGCTTGAGACAAAGCTGACGCAGCAGCTTGCGATCGTTGACCGCTCGGTACGGGATACGGCGCCTTCCCTGGAAGATCTGGAAGGACTTGTGCGGGCGGTGCAAGCGGAGAAGCGCCAGCGCCTGTGGAGGGATCTGTGCATGTTCTGGCTTATCGCTCTACTCATCATTGCGCTGATGCTTTGGAGCTATGCCCGTTTCTTCGAAGCCGTCCTCATCTTGCAGGCGGCAGCAACGGTTGCAGCGGGCGCAGCTATCGGATTCCTATGGCGCCGGCGGCGGCTGCAAAGGCGGATGGTCCGTCATGAATAG
- a CDS encoding ABC transporter ATP-binding protein gives MIDTRQLTKTFGGNRAVRELDLRIGKGEIVGMLGPNGAGKTTIIRLLNGLLAPTSGQVRVQGLDPIRQGEQVRSLCGTLTEQPGLYEHMSGRANLKFFADLFRVGNPGRIEELIDLLELRPFVERSVGTYSTGMKKRLGLAKVLLHRPAVLLLDEPTNGLDPDGTQRVLEHIKTLNKYEQTTVLICSHVLSQLEEVCTRFLFMENGTKLEEGTRKELERKYIRERTVEVEAVLGEPLERFAEFHPVRLGDDRFRFTVPGRERMPELLRRLTGAGELYEAKTRNADLESIYFQIRRSTHAG, from the coding sequence ATGATTGACACGCGGCAATTGACAAAGACGTTCGGCGGCAACCGCGCCGTGAGAGAGCTGGATTTGCGGATCGGCAAAGGGGAAATCGTCGGCATGCTAGGGCCGAACGGCGCCGGCAAAACAACGATTATACGGCTGCTGAACGGCCTGCTCGCCCCGACGTCGGGACAGGTGAGGGTGCAGGGGCTGGACCCGATACGGCAGGGGGAGCAGGTGCGTTCTTTATGCGGGACGCTTACGGAACAGCCGGGATTGTATGAGCATATGAGCGGGCGGGCGAACCTGAAGTTTTTTGCCGATCTGTTCCGCGTCGGCAATCCCGGGCGCATCGAGGAGCTGATTGATTTGCTGGAGCTCCGTCCTTTTGTGGAGCGGAGCGTCGGAACGTACAGTACGGGCATGAAAAAAAGGCTAGGCCTCGCCAAGGTGCTGCTGCATCGACCGGCCGTCCTGCTGCTCGATGAGCCGACCAACGGGCTTGACCCCGACGGAACGCAGCGCGTCCTGGAGCATATTAAAACGCTCAACAAATACGAGCAAACGACGGTTCTCATATGCTCCCATGTTCTGAGCCAGCTGGAAGAGGTGTGCACCCGGTTTCTTTTTATGGAGAACGGGACCAAACTCGAGGAAGGCACGAGAAAAGAGCTTGAACGAAAATATATTCGCGAGCGGACGGTGGAGGTAGAGGCGGTTCTTGGCGAGCCGCTCGAGAGGTTCGCCGAGTTCCATCCCGTTCGGCTGGGCGATGACCGCTTCCGGTTTACGGTGCCGGGCCGCGAACGGATGCCGGAGCTGCTGCGGCGGCTCACCGGCGCCGGGGAGCTGTACGAAGCGAAGACGAGAAACGCCGATCTGGAAAGTATTTATTTTCAAATTAGGAGGAGCACTCATGCCGGATAA
- a CDS encoding SDR family NAD(P)-dependent oxidoreductase: MIKDKVIMITGASSGIGALTARKLAQRGAVPVLCARSLEKLEQASAAIAGSHGRYVLDVTDEKGVNETVAQIMKRYGRIDALINNAGFGRFKPFMDAPIGDFSEMMNTNYMGIVRCTKAVLPHMAARGQGHIVNIASMAGKIGTPKSTGYTASKHAVLGLTNALRHELRGSGVFVSAVNPGPIDTPFFEQADPSGSYVRNVKRFMMTPDKVADRIAGIIERPRAELDLPWLAAAGIKLYQLFPRLADRIAGPMLDRK, translated from the coding sequence ATGATAAAGGATAAAGTAATTATGATAACCGGCGCTTCGAGCGGTATCGGCGCGCTTACAGCCCGCAAGCTGGCGCAGCGGGGAGCCGTTCCGGTGCTGTGCGCCCGCAGCTTGGAGAAGCTGGAGCAAGCGTCGGCTGCAATAGCGGGGAGCCACGGGCGGTATGTCCTGGATGTGACCGACGAAAAGGGCGTTAACGAAACGGTCGCACAGATTATGAAGCGGTACGGACGGATTGATGCGCTGATCAACAATGCGGGTTTTGGACGGTTCAAGCCGTTTATGGATGCGCCGATCGGCGATTTTTCGGAAATGATGAATACGAATTATATGGGCATCGTCCGCTGTACGAAAGCGGTGCTGCCCCATATGGCCGCCCGCGGGCAAGGCCATATCGTTAATATCGCTTCGATGGCGGGCAAGATCGGCACCCCCAAATCGACGGGATATACGGCAAGCAAGCACGCCGTTCTCGGTTTGACCAACGCCCTCAGGCACGAACTGAGAGGAAGCGGCGTATTCGTCTCGGCTGTCAATCCCGGTCCGATCGACACGCCTTTTTTCGAGCAGGCGGACCCAAGCGGGTCCTACGTGCGGAATGTCAAACGGTTTATGATGACGCCGGACAAAGTGGCCGATCGGATTGCCGGCATCATCGAGCGGCCAAGGGCGGAGCTGGACCTGCCGTGGCTGGCGGCAGCCGGAATCAAGCTGTATCAGCTGTTTCCGCGCTTGGCCGACCGGATTGCCGGGCCGATGCTCGACCGGAAATAA
- a CDS encoding HRDC domain-containing protein, translating to MQIVFLNTFEKWLPDGSALSAQLTICEQQGLWSVLWKKQSGHEDESPSIWYEGISWEEMLTAFRHGVAIQMGEGFTPIIDGMLEDKPIGRGSTVSKLQCYGELHAKPELFEQLREWRRLKALSEKKSAYLVATNRMLWMISAFVPHTPEQMRQIPGWGTSKQESYAAEVLDITREFEQQCVFPLDWVEGALEQDVYTKWLFKQKENKYKSRMDKQQLNRRILQFVKEGGTLEQLSGETGLPRRELMERIEQLEQEGYDMEPLISRELSEMPPEEQQQVWNALLEEGDKYLKPILHRVYGEETNFGNKLDIIYDRLRMLRLRFRRSADPQAM from the coding sequence ATGCAAATCGTTTTTTTGAACACGTTTGAAAAATGGCTCCCGGACGGGTCGGCACTAAGCGCCCAACTGACGATCTGCGAGCAGCAGGGACTGTGGTCGGTATTGTGGAAAAAGCAGAGCGGGCATGAAGACGAGTCCCCTTCCATCTGGTATGAAGGGATTTCTTGGGAGGAAATGCTCACCGCTTTCCGCCATGGAGTGGCGATCCAAATGGGGGAAGGGTTTACCCCGATTATTGATGGCATGCTCGAAGACAAGCCGATCGGCCGCGGAAGCACGGTAAGCAAGCTTCAATGCTACGGGGAATTGCACGCCAAACCGGAACTGTTCGAGCAGCTTCGGGAATGGAGACGCCTCAAAGCGCTGTCCGAGAAAAAATCCGCTTATTTGGTTGCGACCAACCGGATGCTGTGGATGATCAGCGCATTCGTGCCGCACACGCCGGAACAAATGCGGCAAATTCCCGGCTGGGGAACGTCCAAGCAGGAATCGTACGCGGCCGAAGTGCTGGACATTACGAGGGAATTCGAGCAGCAATGCGTATTCCCGCTGGATTGGGTGGAAGGTGCGCTTGAGCAGGACGTCTACACGAAGTGGTTGTTTAAACAGAAGGAAAATAAATATAAAAGCCGGATGGACAAGCAGCAACTGAACCGCCGCATTTTGCAATTTGTGAAGGAGGGTGGCACGCTCGAGCAGCTTTCCGGCGAAACGGGGCTCCCGCGCCGCGAGCTCATGGAACGCATCGAGCAGCTTGAGCAGGAAGGCTACGACATGGAGCCGCTGATCAGCAGGGAGCTTAGCGAAATGCCGCCGGAGGAGCAGCAGCAGGTTTGGAATGCTCTGCTCGAGGAGGGAGATAAATATTTGAAGCCTATTCTCCACCGGGTGTACGGGGAAGAAACGAATTTTGGGAACAAGCTCGATATCATTTACGACCGGCTGCGGATGCTTCGGCTTCGTTTCCGCCGCAGCGCCGATCCCCAGGCGATGTAG
- a CDS encoding ABC transporter permease subunit — protein sequence MPDKKAVWTIAKKDIYAVRASVQLWLPMLIVPLLMGVVLPGGLLIASRLLDLSALGNFEKLLPLLQSVSGSGGQPDLTSMPTDNHRLVYYLSLYMFAPFFLLIPIMSSSIITANSFAGEKERKTLEGLLYTPITMKELFLGKMLAAFVPSILLTAGAFAAYGIVVDAVAYPMFGRLIFPNVSWLVLMLVVVPVVSVFVILINVFISAKVKGFQEAFQLGGLVVLPVLGLVVSQATGLLLLSPLVLLVIGAVLLVINVFLLQSLAKWNERHTFLEHHV from the coding sequence ATGCCGGATAAAAAAGCAGTTTGGACGATTGCCAAAAAAGATATATACGCGGTGCGCGCGAGCGTTCAGCTATGGCTGCCGATGCTGATCGTGCCGCTGCTGATGGGCGTTGTGCTGCCGGGAGGCCTGCTTATCGCGTCGCGGCTGCTTGATTTGTCCGCTCTGGGCAATTTCGAAAAGCTGCTGCCGCTGCTGCAGTCGGTTTCAGGTTCCGGCGGGCAGCCGGACCTCACATCGATGCCGACCGATAACCACCGGCTCGTTTATTATCTCAGTTTGTATATGTTCGCGCCGTTCTTTTTGCTTATTCCGATCATGTCGTCCAGCATCATTACGGCCAACAGTTTCGCCGGCGAAAAAGAGCGCAAAACGCTGGAAGGGCTGCTGTATACGCCGATCACGATGAAAGAGCTGTTTCTCGGAAAAATGCTGGCTGCTTTCGTGCCGTCGATCCTTTTGACGGCGGGCGCTTTTGCGGCATACGGGATCGTGGTCGATGCCGTTGCTTATCCGATGTTCGGCCGGCTGATTTTTCCGAATGTAAGCTGGCTCGTGTTGATGCTGGTCGTGGTGCCGGTTGTCAGCGTGTTTGTTATTTTGATCAACGTATTTATTTCCGCCAAGGTCAAAGGGTTCCAGGAAGCGTTCCAGCTCGGGGGTCTCGTCGTGCTGCCGGTGCTCGGTCTTGTTGTCAGCCAGGCGACCGGACTGCTCTTGTTGAGCCCGCTCGTGCTGCTCGTAATCGGCGCTGTGCTGCTGGTCATTAACGTTTTTCTGCTGCAATCGCTTGCCAAATGGAACGAACGGCATACCTTTTTGGAACATCACGTTTAA